From Streptomyces durmitorensis, a single genomic window includes:
- a CDS encoding MarR family winged helix-turn-helix transcriptional regulator — MGAEVHEGENNGGVDVNRGVDVNRGVDVSRGVDREFLSLERELSLLLRRARASSGEMARQVHPDLEPAAYGLLACLDDSGPQRATDLAAYIGVGKATMSRQLRALEELGLVGREPDPVDGRAWLVHLTEEGGRRFREVRTGRREQYVRKLSGWDRAEVAELARLLHQLNESPES, encoded by the coding sequence ATGGGTGCTGAAGTGCACGAGGGTGAGAACAACGGCGGCGTCGATGTGAACAGGGGGGTCGACGTGAACAGGGGGGTCGACGTGAGCAGGGGTGTCGACCGCGAGTTCCTCTCCCTGGAGCGGGAGTTGAGCCTGCTCCTGCGCCGGGCGCGTGCCTCGTCCGGGGAGATGGCGCGCCAGGTACACCCTGATCTGGAGCCCGCCGCGTACGGACTCCTGGCCTGCCTCGACGACTCGGGCCCGCAGCGGGCCACGGATCTCGCCGCGTACATCGGCGTCGGCAAGGCGACGATGAGCCGTCAGCTGCGCGCCCTGGAGGAGCTCGGGCTCGTCGGCCGCGAGCCCGACCCCGTCGACGGACGTGCCTGGCTGGTCCATCTCACGGAGGAGGGCGGCCGGCGCTTCCGCGAGGTTCGTACGGGGCGCAGGGAGCAGTACGTACGAAAGCTGTCCGGGTGGGACCGGGCGGAAGTGGCGGAACTGGCCCGCCTGCTGCACCAGCTGAACGAGTCGCCGGAGTCCTG